A window from Thermomonas aquatica encodes these proteins:
- a CDS encoding glycine zipper 2TM domain-containing protein, with amino-acid sequence MNIRANRPHLLGIALLGAALASSGCASTAPSGSGYYGGSASAGSACHDCGSVTRIEAGPGSRAPNATGAVIGGLLGAVAGREIAKDRTDSKGRQNTATVAGAAAGAAIGNAVQNRAGTGYNIYVRMQDGRETVAMQDDLGGIRVGSYVRVVNGRAYLQ; translated from the coding sequence ATGAACATCCGCGCCAACAGGCCGCATCTGCTCGGCATCGCCCTACTCGGCGCCGCATTGGCAAGCAGCGGTTGCGCCAGCACCGCGCCCTCCGGTTCCGGCTACTACGGCGGCTCCGCATCCGCCGGCAGCGCCTGCCACGATTGCGGCAGCGTGACCCGCATCGAGGCCGGCCCCGGCAGCCGCGCGCCGAACGCGACCGGGGCGGTCATCGGCGGCCTGCTCGGCGCCGTCGCCGGGCGCGAGATCGCCAAGGACCGCACCGACAGCAAGGGCCGCCAGAACACCGCCACCGTGGCCGGCGCCGCCGCTGGCGCCGCCATCGGCAACGCGGTGCAGAACCGCGCGGGCACCGGCTACAACATCTATGTGCGCATGCAGGACGGGCGCGAAACGGTGGCCATGCAGGACGACCTGGGCGGCATCCGCGTCGGCTCGTACGTGCGCGTCGTCAACGGCCGCGCCTACCTGCAATAA
- a CDS encoding M35 family metallo-endopeptidase has product MKATLVRAIAGTTILAGAVAAATAAAPITGKNPLRVSMYATANGDVEMILTNTGNKIARVPKYQLPLGELQAKLFQVSRDGEPVAYEGPMIKRGLPLASDFAILRPGQSIRSVVPLADAYDMRKSGTYTITLASSMQHASLSDGSMLKNQRGLPLTLQSAPLRMYAAGKLPDPARGKGKPGGGGTSVVNGVTYVGCTSTQISQAGTAVNSARGYSENGKGYLNAGTAGARYTTWFGAYTSSRYATAKQHFVSIDSAIDQAGGQVKINCGCSQSYYAYVYPTQPYEIFVCRAFWTAPNTGTDSKAGTLIHEMSHFNVVAGTDDHVYGQAGAKSLAISNPANALDNADNHEYFAENNPSQN; this is encoded by the coding sequence ATGAAAGCCACGCTCGTCCGTGCCATTGCCGGCACCACCATCCTTGCCGGTGCCGTTGCCGCCGCGACCGCAGCTGCGCCGATCACCGGCAAGAATCCGCTGCGCGTCAGCATGTACGCCACCGCCAACGGCGACGTGGAAATGATCCTGACCAATACCGGCAACAAGATCGCGCGGGTGCCGAAGTACCAGCTGCCGCTGGGCGAACTGCAGGCCAAGCTGTTCCAGGTCAGCCGCGACGGCGAGCCGGTGGCCTACGAAGGCCCGATGATCAAGCGCGGCCTGCCGCTGGCCTCCGACTTCGCGATCCTGCGCCCGGGCCAGAGCATCCGCAGCGTGGTGCCGCTGGCCGATGCCTACGACATGCGCAAGAGCGGCACCTACACCATCACCCTCGCCTCGTCGATGCAGCATGCCTCGCTGTCCGACGGCAGCATGCTCAAGAACCAGCGCGGCCTGCCGCTGACCCTGCAGAGCGCGCCGCTGCGCATGTATGCCGCCGGCAAGCTGCCCGACCCGGCCAGGGGCAAGGGCAAGCCGGGCGGCGGCGGCACGTCCGTGGTCAACGGCGTCACCTACGTCGGCTGCACCAGCACCCAGATCAGCCAGGCCGGCACGGCGGTGAACTCGGCGCGCGGCTATTCCGAGAACGGCAAGGGCTATCTCAATGCCGGCACCGCCGGCGCGCGCTACACCACCTGGTTCGGCGCCTATACCTCCAGCCGCTACGCGACCGCCAAGCAGCACTTCGTCTCGATCGACAGCGCCATCGACCAGGCCGGCGGCCAGGTCAAGATCAACTGCGGCTGCAGCCAGAGCTACTACGCCTACGTCTATCCGACCCAGCCTTACGAGATCTTCGTCTGCAGGGCGTTCTGGACCGCGCCGAACACCGGCACCGACTCCAAGGCCGGCACCCTGATCCACGAGATGAGCCACTTCAACGTGGTGGCCGGCACCGACGACCACGTGTACGGCCAGGCCGGCGCCAAGAGCCTGGCGATCAGCAATCCCGCCAATGCGCTGGACAATGCCGACAACCACGAGTACTTCGCCGAGAACAACCCGTCGCAGAACTGA
- a CDS encoding cytochrome c, translating to MSSIDPNRRPSNFGRYLFLLLLGLVLGAVATVMALRALNERKDHFPEALMHVQQWHMGQLKGDMEQNRCNATDILPHLQALRMTANDLDAAFPALRDDQRFAAASSAMRAAMDKAVANPPLTCEGVGAAMKDIGETCKGCHQDFRG from the coding sequence ATGTCCAGCATCGATCCGAACCGCCGTCCCTCGAACTTCGGCCGCTACCTGTTCCTGCTGCTGCTCGGGCTGGTGCTGGGCGCGGTCGCCACGGTGATGGCGCTGCGCGCGCTCAACGAGCGCAAGGATCACTTCCCGGAGGCGCTGATGCACGTGCAGCAATGGCACATGGGCCAGCTCAAGGGCGATATGGAGCAGAACCGCTGCAACGCCACCGACATCCTGCCGCACCTGCAGGCGCTGCGGATGACCGCCAACGACCTCGATGCGGCCTTCCCCGCCCTGCGCGACGACCAGCGCTTCGCCGCGGCCAGTTCGGCGATGCGGGCGGCGATGGACAAGGCCGTCGCCAATCCCCCGCTGACCTGCGAGGGCGTGGGCGCGGCGATGAAGGACATCGGCGAAACCTGCAAGGGCTGCCATCAGGATTTCCGCGGCTGA